The proteins below are encoded in one region of Juglans microcarpa x Juglans regia isolate MS1-56 chromosome 4D, Jm3101_v1.0, whole genome shotgun sequence:
- the LOC121261388 gene encoding uncharacterized protein LOC121261388 isoform X2: MESPKHKTLILQSALFFSLFILSVLHAPAQTLPPARVDGFVYKNTTVDSDTIIIEAFYDPVCPDSRDSWPPLKQALRYYGSRAWLVVHLFPLPYHDNAFVASRALHIVNSLNDSATFPLLEHFFKYQGKFYNAQTRNLSRAHVVSEIVKFTTEVVGNSYYSAVKSGFNDTKTDLKTRVSFKYGASRGVYGTPFFYVNGFLLADAGSAIDFSGWKNIIDPLIRAHGVKSEDTLHFFL, encoded by the exons ATGGAGAGTCCAAAGCACAAGACCCTGATATTGCAATCGGCTTTGTTCTTCTCGCTCTTTATACTCTCTGTTCTCCATGCTCCTGCCCAGACCTTGCCACCTGCAAGGGTTGACGGCTTCGTCTACAAAAATACCACAGTTGACTCGGATACGATCATTATCGAAGCGTTCTACGACCCGGTCTGCCCCGATAGTAGGGACTCCTGGCCTCCTCTCAAACAAGCCCTTCGCTACTACGGCTCTCGCGCTTGGCTCGTCGTTCACCTCTTCCCCTTGCC TTACCATGACAATGCTTTTGTTGCGTCTCGTGCTTTGCACATTGTAAATTCATTGAATGATTCTGCCACTTTCCCCTTGCTGGAGCACTTCTTCAAGTATCAG GGGAAATTTTACAACGCCCAAACCCGGAACTTGTCCAGGGCTCATGTTGTTAGCGAAATTGTGAAGTTTACAACAGAAGTAGTTGGGAACTCCTATTATAGTGCTGTTAAATCCGGCTTTAATGACACAAAAACTGATCTGAAAACAAGGGTTTCCTTCAAG TATGGTGCTTCCAGAGGTGTATATGGGACACCTTTTTTCTACGTAAATGGATTTTTgttggctgatgctggctccgCTATAGACTTCAGTGGATGGAAAAACATCATCGATCCATTAATTCGTGCACACGGCGTCAAGAGCGAGGACACCCTGCATTTCTTCCTATGA
- the LOC121261394 gene encoding protein Abitram isoform X1, with amino-acid sequence MKDYSVDDTDKLDSSVQNNPAPQQQQQHEGDGLHRLLVPDARDLPLIPPSAVESNFVSYFAPDFIKPGHDQYVYRHANGLCVIGLAPTHVAFKDSGGITAVDFNVGRSDRSVLKVTGKRKKNAQQFEPNTALCKVCTNDDSYIVRCCVKGSLLEVNDRLIKLPGLLNSSADREGYVAIIMPKPADWLKAKGLLLGLEEYKKLRDC; translated from the exons ATGAAGGACTACAGCGTCGACGACACAGACAAGCTAGACAGTTCGGTTCAAAACAATCCGGcaccacaacaacaacaacaacacgAGGGGGATGGGTTACATCGGCTTCTGGTACCTGATGCACGCGACCTTCCTCTTATCCCTCCCTCTGCGGTTGAATCCAACTTTGTTTCCTACTTTGCTCCAG ATTTCATCAAGCCAGGACACGACCAGTACGTTTACCGCCATGCCAATGG actctgTGTAATTGGCTTGGCTCCGACGCACGTTGCATTTAAAGATAGCGGTGGTATCACGGCCGTCGATTTCAACGTTGGGAGGTCTGATCGCAGTGTCCTTAAGGTCACCGGGAAACGCAAGAAG AATGCGCAACAATTTGAACCAAACACAGCTTTGTGTAAAGTTTGCACCAATGATGATTCTTATATAGTGAG ATGTTGTGTGAAAGGCTCTCTATTGGAAGTCAATGATAGGTTAATCAAGCTGCCAGGTTTGCTTAATTCATCG GCAGATAGAGAAGGATACGTTGCCATTATCATGCCAAAACCAGCAGATTGGCTCAAAGCCAAGGGATTGTTGCTGGGCCTCGAAGAGTATAAGAAGTTGAGGGATTGTTAA
- the LOC121261394 gene encoding protein Abitram isoform X2 yields MKDYSVDDTDKLDSSVQNNPAPQQQQQHEGDGLHRLLVPDARDLPLIPPSAVESNFVSYFAPDFIKPGHDQYVYRHANGLCVIGLAPTHVAFKDSGGITAVDFNVGRSDRSVLKVTGKRKKNAQQFEPNTALCKVCTNDDSYIVRCCVKGSLLEVNDRLIKLPGLLNSSIEKDTLPLSCQNQQIGSKPRDCCWASKSIRS; encoded by the exons ATGAAGGACTACAGCGTCGACGACACAGACAAGCTAGACAGTTCGGTTCAAAACAATCCGGcaccacaacaacaacaacaacacgAGGGGGATGGGTTACATCGGCTTCTGGTACCTGATGCACGCGACCTTCCTCTTATCCCTCCCTCTGCGGTTGAATCCAACTTTGTTTCCTACTTTGCTCCAG ATTTCATCAAGCCAGGACACGACCAGTACGTTTACCGCCATGCCAATGG actctgTGTAATTGGCTTGGCTCCGACGCACGTTGCATTTAAAGATAGCGGTGGTATCACGGCCGTCGATTTCAACGTTGGGAGGTCTGATCGCAGTGTCCTTAAGGTCACCGGGAAACGCAAGAAG AATGCGCAACAATTTGAACCAAACACAGCTTTGTGTAAAGTTTGCACCAATGATGATTCTTATATAGTGAG ATGTTGTGTGAAAGGCTCTCTATTGGAAGTCAATGATAGGTTAATCAAGCTGCCAGGTTTGCTTAATTCATCG ATAGAGAAGGATACGTTGCCATTATCATGCCAAAACCAGCAGATTGGCTCAAAGCCAAGGGATTGTTGCTGGGCCTCGAAGAGTATAAGAAGTTGA
- the LOC121261388 gene encoding uncharacterized protein LOC121261388 isoform X1, which produces MESPKHKTLILQSALFFSLFILSVLHAPAQTLPPARVDGFVYKNTTVDSDTIIIEAFYDPVCPDSRDSWPPLKQALRYYGSRAWLVVHLFPLPYHDNAFVASRALHIVNSLNDSATFPLLEHFFKYQQGKFYNAQTRNLSRAHVVSEIVKFTTEVVGNSYYSAVKSGFNDTKTDLKTRVSFKYGASRGVYGTPFFYVNGFLLADAGSAIDFSGWKNIIDPLIRAHGVKSEDTLHFFL; this is translated from the exons ATGGAGAGTCCAAAGCACAAGACCCTGATATTGCAATCGGCTTTGTTCTTCTCGCTCTTTATACTCTCTGTTCTCCATGCTCCTGCCCAGACCTTGCCACCTGCAAGGGTTGACGGCTTCGTCTACAAAAATACCACAGTTGACTCGGATACGATCATTATCGAAGCGTTCTACGACCCGGTCTGCCCCGATAGTAGGGACTCCTGGCCTCCTCTCAAACAAGCCCTTCGCTACTACGGCTCTCGCGCTTGGCTCGTCGTTCACCTCTTCCCCTTGCC TTACCATGACAATGCTTTTGTTGCGTCTCGTGCTTTGCACATTGTAAATTCATTGAATGATTCTGCCACTTTCCCCTTGCTGGAGCACTTCTTCAAGTATCAG CAGGGGAAATTTTACAACGCCCAAACCCGGAACTTGTCCAGGGCTCATGTTGTTAGCGAAATTGTGAAGTTTACAACAGAAGTAGTTGGGAACTCCTATTATAGTGCTGTTAAATCCGGCTTTAATGACACAAAAACTGATCTGAAAACAAGGGTTTCCTTCAAG TATGGTGCTTCCAGAGGTGTATATGGGACACCTTTTTTCTACGTAAATGGATTTTTgttggctgatgctggctccgCTATAGACTTCAGTGGATGGAAAAACATCATCGATCCATTAATTCGTGCACACGGCGTCAAGAGCGAGGACACCCTGCATTTCTTCCTATGA
- the LOC121261391 gene encoding UPF0496 protein At1g20180-like, with protein sequence MIFYRSLIFFFNILYVDIYSRFTVVCVMASGRSRKEISVNSLSSKSSVNEEYTEALRTKSYIEIWNKAQGQLGSTSIISSLSSSSSTLPLSMHLSEYLLEPRQETLVEMMEGMNLHHLLIDFFEASLEACKVCELLLQSIHQTRASYKKIKRVIKLSRSVNDRADHNYTDKQCRAISGELAAFVMLKNPLLNIGAVQFRDIRDGHMILLRRLTSKYRKIKRRERFRRIWKKVCGTGLFISQSALLILPLICALHGMVGIVAAPALFAFSLGLSWKKMKGACGGRLKKRLPERVSVQLDVAAKGVYILINDFDTMSRMVMRLNDEVEHRKAVADVCVRNGKSEILKEVVREFHVHESSFLEQLEELEEHIYLCVLTINRSRSLVIQGIMAAPQ encoded by the coding sequence atgATTTTCTATAggtctttaattttcttttttaacatcttatatgtagatatatattcTCGGTTCACTGTAGTTTGTGTTATGGCCTCAGGCAGATCTCGGAAGGAAATTAGCGTCAATAGCTTGTCAAGCAAGTCAAGCGTGAATGAAGAATACACGGAAGCTCTCAGAACGAAATCTTACATAGAAATATGGAACAAAGCTCAAGGTCAGCTGGGAAGTACAAGCATTATAAGCAGTCTCTCTTCATCGTCGtccactcttcctctctctATGCATCTCTCCGAATATTTACTCGAACCACGTCAAGAAACCCTAGTGGAAATGATGGAAGGCATGAACCTACACCACCTTCTAATTGACTTTTTTGAAGCCAGCTTAGAAGCGTGTAAAGTCTGTGAATTACTCCTTCAAAGCATCCATCAAACACGTGCTAGTTATAAGAAAATCAAAAGGGTAATCAAGCTAAGCAGAAGTGTGAATGATCGTGCAGATCATAATTACACTGATAAACAATGCCGGGCTATTTCTGGCGAGCTTGCTGCCTTTGTAATGTTGAAAAACCCATTATTGAATATTGGTGCAGTACAATTTCGTGACATTCGTGATGGCCACATGATATTGCTCCGGAGGTTAACATCAAAATACAGAAAGataaaaaggagagagagattcCGTAGAATTTGGAAGAAGGTTTGTGGGACTGGTCTTTTTATTTCACAGAGCGCACTTCTGATTCTGCCGCTAATCTGTGCACTCCATGGCATGGTTGGAATCGTGGCAGCCCCAGCGCTCTTTGCTTTTTCCTTGGGTTTATCttggaagaaaatgaagggGGCTTGCGGAGGCCGGCTCAAGAAAAGATTGCCTGAAAGAGTTAGTGTGCAACTTGATGTTGCCGCCAAAGGGGTTTACATATTGATCAATGATTTCGATACAATGAGCAGGATGGTTATGAGGTTAAATGACGAGGTAGAGCACCGGAAAGCTGTTGCTGATGTGTGTGTTAGAAATGGAAAATCTGAAATATTAAAGGAGGTTGTGAGGGAGTTTCATGTCCATGAATCAAGCTTTCTGGAGCAGTTAGAAGAGCTTGAAGAACACATCTACCTGTGCGTTCTCACAATAAACAGGTCCAGGAGTCTTGTAATTCAAGGGATAATGGCGGCCCCCCAATGA
- the LOC121261392 gene encoding peroxidase 64-like, whose amino-acid sequence MAAIVAVALFILFISSSVNALSLNYYDKTCPRLDSTVTTAVKKAIKNDKTVPAALLRMHFHDCFIRGCDASVLLQSKGKNKAEKDGPPNISLHAFYVIDNAKKAVEALCPGVVSCADILALSARDAVALSGGPTWEVPKGRKDGRISKASETIQLPAPTLNISQLQQSFSQRGLSSKDLVALSGGHTLGFAHCSSFQNRIHKFNTTQDVDPSLHPSFAANLRSICPAHNKAKNAGTALDSTTAGFDNAYFKLLLQGKSVFSSDQALLTAPTTKALVSKFASSQMEFRDAFVKSMIKMSSITGGQEIRLDCKVVR is encoded by the exons ATGGCAGCAATAGTTGCAGTAGCCCTTTTcatcctttttatttcttcttcagtCAATGCACTGAGCTTAAACTACTATGACAAAACATGCCCACGTCTGGATTCCACCGTTACCACTGCTGTCAAGAAAGCAATCAAAAACGACAAAACAGTTCCAGCCGCGCTGCTTCGAATGCACTTTCATGACTGCTTTATAAGA GGTTGTGATGCTTCCGTGCTGCTGCAATCAAAGGGAAAGAACAAAGCAGAAAAAGACGGGCCTCCTAATATttcattgcatgcattttatgtCATAGACAACGCAAAGAAAGCGGTGGAAGCTTTGTGCCCCGGTGTGGTCTCTTGTGCTGATATCTTGGCTCTGTCGGCTCGTGATGCCGTTGCTCTG TCAGGAGGTCCCACTTGGGAAGTgccaaaaggaagaaaagatgGAAGAATCTCAAAGGCAAGTGAGACCATACAATTGCCAGCTCCCACCCTCAACATCTCTCAACTACAACAAAGCTTCTCCCAGAGAGGCCTTTCCTCAAAAGATCTAGTTGCTCTCTCTG GGGGTCACACTCTTGGGTTCGCTCATTGTTCATCTTTCCAGAACAGAATACACAAATTCAACACCACTCAGGACGTAGACCCCTCGCTGCACCCATCCTTCGCAGCCAACCTAAGAAGCATATGCCCCGCACACAACAAGGCCAAAAATGCAGGCACCGCCCTGGATTCAACCACCGCAGGATTTGACAACGCCTACTTCAAGCTTCTTCTCCAAGGCAAAAGCGTATTCTCTTCGGATCAAGCTCTACTCACTGCCCCAACAACTAAGGCATTGGTTTCCAAGTTTGCAAGCTCCCAAATGGAGTTTCGAGATGCTTTTGTGAAGTCCATGATCAAGATGAGTAGCATCACCGGTGGCCAAGAGATTAGACTCGACTGCAAAGTAGTTAGatga
- the LOC121261394 gene encoding protein Abitram isoform X5 — protein sequence MKDYSVDDTDKLDSSVQNNPAPQQQQQHEGDGLHRLLVPDARDLPLIPPSAVESNFVSYFAPDFIKPGHDQYVYRHANGLCVIGLAPTHVAFKDSGGITAVDFNVGRSDRSVLKVTGKRKKNAQQFEPNTALCKVCTNDDSYIVRCCVKGSLLEVNDRLIKLPGLLNSSAKYLYMIR from the exons ATGAAGGACTACAGCGTCGACGACACAGACAAGCTAGACAGTTCGGTTCAAAACAATCCGGcaccacaacaacaacaacaacacgAGGGGGATGGGTTACATCGGCTTCTGGTACCTGATGCACGCGACCTTCCTCTTATCCCTCCCTCTGCGGTTGAATCCAACTTTGTTTCCTACTTTGCTCCAG ATTTCATCAAGCCAGGACACGACCAGTACGTTTACCGCCATGCCAATGG actctgTGTAATTGGCTTGGCTCCGACGCACGTTGCATTTAAAGATAGCGGTGGTATCACGGCCGTCGATTTCAACGTTGGGAGGTCTGATCGCAGTGTCCTTAAGGTCACCGGGAAACGCAAGAAG AATGCGCAACAATTTGAACCAAACACAGCTTTGTGTAAAGTTTGCACCAATGATGATTCTTATATAGTGAG ATGTTGTGTGAAAGGCTCTCTATTGGAAGTCAATGATAGGTTAATCAAGCTGCCAGGTTTGCTTAATTCATCG GCCAAGTACTTATACATGATACGATGA
- the LOC121261394 gene encoding protein Abitram isoform X3, with protein sequence MKDYSVDDTDKLDSSVQNNPAPQQQQQHEGDGLHRLLVPDARDLPLIPPSAVESNFVSYFAPDFIKPGHDQYVYRHANGLCVIGLAPTHVAFKDSGGITAVDFNVGRSDRSVLKVTGKRKKNAQQFEPNTALCKVCTNDDSYIVRCCVKGSLLEVNDRLIKLPDREGYVAIIMPKPADWLKAKGLLLGLEEYKKLRDC encoded by the exons ATGAAGGACTACAGCGTCGACGACACAGACAAGCTAGACAGTTCGGTTCAAAACAATCCGGcaccacaacaacaacaacaacacgAGGGGGATGGGTTACATCGGCTTCTGGTACCTGATGCACGCGACCTTCCTCTTATCCCTCCCTCTGCGGTTGAATCCAACTTTGTTTCCTACTTTGCTCCAG ATTTCATCAAGCCAGGACACGACCAGTACGTTTACCGCCATGCCAATGG actctgTGTAATTGGCTTGGCTCCGACGCACGTTGCATTTAAAGATAGCGGTGGTATCACGGCCGTCGATTTCAACGTTGGGAGGTCTGATCGCAGTGTCCTTAAGGTCACCGGGAAACGCAAGAAG AATGCGCAACAATTTGAACCAAACACAGCTTTGTGTAAAGTTTGCACCAATGATGATTCTTATATAGTGAG ATGTTGTGTGAAAGGCTCTCTATTGGAAGTCAATGATAGGTTAATCAAGCTGCCAG ATAGAGAAGGATACGTTGCCATTATCATGCCAAAACCAGCAGATTGGCTCAAAGCCAAGGGATTGTTGCTGGGCCTCGAAGAGTATAAGAAGTTGAGGGATTGTTAA
- the LOC121261394 gene encoding protein Abitram isoform X4: MKDYSVDDTDKLDSSVQNNPAPQQQQQHEGDGLHRLLVPDARDLPLIPPSAVESNFVSYFAPDFIKPGHDQYVYRHANGLCVIGLAPTHVAFKDSGGITAVDFNVGRSDRSVLKVTGKRKKNAQQFEPNTALCKVCTNDDSYIVRCCVKGSLLEVNDRLIKLPGQVLIHDTMIFSNGI; encoded by the exons ATGAAGGACTACAGCGTCGACGACACAGACAAGCTAGACAGTTCGGTTCAAAACAATCCGGcaccacaacaacaacaacaacacgAGGGGGATGGGTTACATCGGCTTCTGGTACCTGATGCACGCGACCTTCCTCTTATCCCTCCCTCTGCGGTTGAATCCAACTTTGTTTCCTACTTTGCTCCAG ATTTCATCAAGCCAGGACACGACCAGTACGTTTACCGCCATGCCAATGG actctgTGTAATTGGCTTGGCTCCGACGCACGTTGCATTTAAAGATAGCGGTGGTATCACGGCCGTCGATTTCAACGTTGGGAGGTCTGATCGCAGTGTCCTTAAGGTCACCGGGAAACGCAAGAAG AATGCGCAACAATTTGAACCAAACACAGCTTTGTGTAAAGTTTGCACCAATGATGATTCTTATATAGTGAG ATGTTGTGTGAAAGGCTCTCTATTGGAAGTCAATGATAGGTTAATCAAGCTGCCAG GCCAAGTACTTATACATGATACGATGATCTTCAGCAATGGTATTTGA
- the LOC121261393 gene encoding aquaporin PIP2-7-like, with protein MSKEVTEEGEASQQVRDYVDPPPAPLFDAQELSLWSFYRAVIAEFVATLLFLYITIATVIGYNKQADNPCETVGLLGVAWAFGGMIFILVYSTAGISGGHINPAVTFGLLLIRKVSLIRAIAYMVAQCLGAICGVGIVKGIMEDYYEDVGGGANTVSPLYSKGTALGAEIIGTFVLVYTVFSATDPKRNARDSHVPVLAPLPIGFAVFLVHLATIPITGTGINPARSFGAAVIYNKDKAWDDQWIFWVGPFLGALAAALYHQFVLRATAIKALGSFTSQPG; from the exons ATGTCTAAGGAAGTGACTGAAGAAGGAGAAGCCTCTCAGCAAGTGAGAGACTATGTTGACCCTCCCCCCGCACCACTTTTTGACGCCCAGGAACTTTCCCTCTGGTCGTTTTACAGAGCAGTTATAGCGGAGTTCGTTGCCACCCTTCTCTTTCTCTACATCACCATCGCCACTGTTATCGGCTACAACAAGCAAGCTGATAATCCATGCGAGACGGTTGGTCTTCTGGGCGTTGCTTGGGCCTTTGGAGGCATGATTTTCATCCTTGTTTATAGCACCGCAGGAATATCAG GTGGTCACATTAATCCAGCAGTGACGTTCGGTTTGTTACTGATACGTAAGGTTTCACTAATAAGAGCGATTGCTTATATGGTAGCTCAGTGCTTGGGAGCAATATGTGGAGTAGGGATAGTGAAGGGCATCATGGAAGACTACTACGAGGATGTTGGAGGTGGAGCTAACACCGTATCTCCTCTCTACTCCAAGGGAACCGCTTTAGGAGCTGAGATTATTGGGACCTTTGTACTTGTCTATACAGTCTTCTCTGCCACGGATCCCAAGAGAAACGCACGCGATTCCCACGTCCCT GTTCTGGCTCCCTTGCCAATTGGGTTTGCGGTGTTTTTGGTGCACTTGGCTACAATCCCCATCACAGGCACAGGAATAAACCCAGCTCGCAGCTTTGGGGCTGCTGTAATCTACAATAAAGACAAAGCTTGGGATGATCAG TGGATTTTCTGGGTGGGTCCTTTTCTGGGAGCGCTTGCTGCAGCATTGTACCATCAATTCGTCCTAAGAGCCACAGCCATCAAAGCTTTAGGATCGTTTACGAGCCAACCCGGCTGA
- the LOC121261394 gene encoding protein Abitram isoform X6, with the protein MKDYSVDDTDKLDSSVQNNPAPQQQQQHEGDGLHRLLVPDARDLPLIPPSAVESNFVSYFAPDFIKPGHDQYVYRHANGLCVIGLAPTHVAFKDSGGITAVDFNVGRSDRSVLKVTGKRKKNAQQFEPNTALCKVCTNDDSYIVRCCVKGSLLEVNDRLIKLPGR; encoded by the exons ATGAAGGACTACAGCGTCGACGACACAGACAAGCTAGACAGTTCGGTTCAAAACAATCCGGcaccacaacaacaacaacaacacgAGGGGGATGGGTTACATCGGCTTCTGGTACCTGATGCACGCGACCTTCCTCTTATCCCTCCCTCTGCGGTTGAATCCAACTTTGTTTCCTACTTTGCTCCAG ATTTCATCAAGCCAGGACACGACCAGTACGTTTACCGCCATGCCAATGG actctgTGTAATTGGCTTGGCTCCGACGCACGTTGCATTTAAAGATAGCGGTGGTATCACGGCCGTCGATTTCAACGTTGGGAGGTCTGATCGCAGTGTCCTTAAGGTCACCGGGAAACGCAAGAAG AATGCGCAACAATTTGAACCAAACACAGCTTTGTGTAAAGTTTGCACCAATGATGATTCTTATATAGTGAG ATGTTGTGTGAAAGGCTCTCTATTGGAAGTCAATGATAGGTTAATCAAGCTGCCAG GCAGATAG